In one Chryseobacterium camelliae genomic region, the following are encoded:
- a CDS encoding ABC transporter permease: MLLYKLWRSFVKEVLLLKRDIGGIVIIFVMPLLLIITITLIQDSTFKNLEGSKIPIIFIDNDKSEVSKNIKQELESSKTFLLLTNYNEKSAQDAVFGGDYQMAIVIPQHLTKDLNSNIDAKVQEIVSSFGLEENADQKVQVPTVKAKEIHLYFDPATNAGFKNSVMTSVNKMVFEIENKKIYKAFQDQLGTTENLEENKNLISFKEITPKKGEMEVIPNSVQHNVPAWALFAIFFIVVPLSINLVKEKSQGTSVRARISPTPYFIHILGKTFTYLIICIIQFSLMVAVGVYLFPYMDLPQFDVTGKMFQLIVVTLFSGLAAIGFGVLLGTVADTQEQSAPFGATSVVVLAAIGGIWVPVFLMPEFMQHVAKFSPMNWGLNAYYDIILRNSGIGGIAKELAFLFLFYLAMVGISLIYERKLHSV; encoded by the coding sequence ATGTTGTTGTATAAATTGTGGAGAAGCTTCGTTAAAGAAGTCCTTTTATTGAAAAGAGATATCGGAGGAATCGTTATCATTTTCGTGATGCCTTTATTACTTATTATTACGATCACATTGATTCAGGATTCTACCTTTAAGAACCTTGAAGGTTCAAAAATCCCGATTATTTTTATTGATAATGACAAATCTGAAGTTTCAAAAAATATAAAACAGGAACTGGAAAGCAGTAAAACATTCCTACTGTTAACCAATTATAATGAGAAATCCGCCCAGGATGCAGTTTTTGGAGGAGATTATCAGATGGCAATCGTTATTCCTCAACATTTAACGAAAGATTTAAATTCAAATATCGATGCTAAAGTTCAGGAGATCGTAAGTTCGTTCGGGTTAGAAGAAAATGCAGACCAAAAAGTTCAGGTTCCAACTGTAAAAGCCAAAGAAATTCATCTATATTTTGACCCTGCAACCAATGCAGGCTTCAAAAACTCGGTGATGACTTCCGTAAACAAAATGGTTTTTGAAATCGAGAATAAGAAGATTTACAAAGCGTTCCAGGATCAATTGGGAACCACTGAAAATCTTGAAGAAAATAAAAACTTAATCAGTTTCAAAGAAATCACTCCGAAAAAAGGAGAAATGGAAGTGATTCCAAACTCGGTTCAGCATAACGTTCCGGCTTGGGCATTGTTCGCAATATTCTTTATCGTTGTTCCTTTGTCTATTAATTTGGTTAAAGAAAAAAGCCAGGGAACAAGCGTGAGGGCAAGAATCAGCCCGACTCCCTATTTCATTCATATTTTAGGAAAAACATTTACTTACCTGATCATCTGTATCATTCAGTTTTCATTGATGGTTGCGGTAGGAGTTTACCTTTTTCCTTATATGGATCTGCCGCAGTTTGATGTTACGGGAAAAATGTTCCAGCTTATTGTGGTAACCTTATTTTCAGGCTTGGCAGCAATTGGTTTCGGAGTTTTATTAGGAACTGTTGCCGATACCCAGGAACAGTCTGCCCCGTTTGGAGCGACCTCTGTTGTTGTTCTGGCTGCGATTGGAGGAATCTGGGTTCCGGTATTTTTAATGCCCGAATTCATGCAGCATGTTGCCAAATTCTCACCGATGAATTGGGGATTAAATGCCTATTACGATATTATTTTAAGAAACAGCGGAATCGGTGGAATTGCCAAAGAACTCGCATTCTTATTTTTATTCTATCTTGCAATGGTAGGGATTTCATTAATTTACGAAAGAAAACTCCATAGTGTTTAA
- a CDS encoding acyl-CoA thioesterase, whose translation MQSKEEIILSCTEEVRVRFNETDPLGIVWHGHYIVYFEDGREAFGRQHGLTYLDIQKAGFVTPIVKSTCEHFLPLKYGETFKIVTTFVNSNSAKLIYRYGLFNEENKLVCSGETIQVFLDSDNNLCLYNPEFFQAWKDKMGL comes from the coding sequence ATGCAGTCTAAAGAAGAAATCATATTAAGTTGTACGGAAGAAGTTCGTGTAAGATTCAATGAAACAGATCCATTGGGAATTGTTTGGCATGGACATTACATTGTATATTTCGAGGATGGCAGAGAGGCTTTCGGAAGACAGCATGGTTTGACTTATCTTGATATTCAGAAAGCAGGATTTGTAACACCGATTGTAAAAAGTACTTGTGAACATTTTCTTCCTTTAAAATACGGAGAAACATTCAAGATTGTAACGACTTTCGTGAACTCCAATTCAGCAAAATTAATATACAGATACGGGCTTTTCAATGAAGAAAATAAATTGGTCTGCTCGGGAGAAACCATTCAGGTATTCTTAGATTCAGACAATAATTTATGTTTGTATAACCCTGAATTTTTTCAGGCATGGAAAGATAAAATGGGATTATAA
- a CDS encoding beta-ketoacyl synthase N-terminal-like domain-containing protein, translated as MKKEIYITDYNCITPLGFDVPSNWNALLEGKSGVALHKIIENQEPFYASMIDSEKLENEFKRFFDGAQNDSMEFTRLEKMFLLSLKPLVEKHPISNETAFVLSTTKGNISLLKNQNTLPEGVFLSGLAQKIADFFEFKTKPIVVSNACVSGIMAIAVAKNMIQAGKYKDAFVIAGDEISEFVISGFNSFQAIGTEICKPYDKNRDGINIGEATAAVYITSELSQNEKFSFKILGDSAINDANHISGPSRTGDGLFASIRNAMTEAQIQTEKIDFISAHGTATIYNDEMEAVAFNRMELQNTSLNSMKGYYGHCLGASGLLESIISMESALNNTLIPSKNFEETGTSQPLNIIKENQPSEIKYILKTASGFGGCNAAIVLEKC; from the coding sequence ATGAAGAAGGAAATTTACATTACAGATTATAACTGCATCACACCTTTAGGTTTTGATGTCCCTTCAAACTGGAATGCCCTTTTAGAAGGAAAATCAGGTGTGGCTTTACATAAAATCATAGAAAATCAGGAGCCATTTTACGCTTCGATGATTGATTCTGAAAAACTGGAAAACGAGTTTAAGAGATTCTTCGACGGAGCTCAGAATGACAGTATGGAATTCACAAGACTTGAAAAAATGTTTCTACTAAGCTTAAAACCTTTAGTTGAAAAACATCCGATATCAAATGAAACGGCTTTTGTTTTATCGACCACAAAAGGAAATATCAGCTTATTAAAAAATCAAAATACGTTGCCAGAAGGCGTTTTCCTTTCCGGTTTAGCTCAAAAGATTGCTGATTTTTTTGAATTTAAAACCAAACCCATTGTAGTTTCTAATGCTTGCGTTTCCGGAATAATGGCCATTGCCGTTGCCAAAAATATGATTCAGGCCGGGAAATATAAGGATGCGTTTGTAATTGCCGGCGACGAAATTTCCGAATTTGTGATTTCAGGTTTCAATTCTTTCCAGGCAATCGGAACCGAAATCTGTAAACCTTATGACAAAAACCGTGACGGGATCAATATCGGCGAAGCAACAGCAGCGGTTTATATAACTTCAGAACTTAGCCAAAACGAGAAATTTAGTTTTAAAATTTTGGGAGACTCTGCAATTAATGATGCCAATCATATTTCCGGACCGTCAAGAACCGGTGACGGATTATTTGCAAGTATCAGAAATGCAATGACAGAAGCCCAAATTCAAACAGAAAAAATTGATTTTATTTCGGCTCACGGAACAGCAACAATTTATAACGATGAAATGGAAGCCGTTGCTTTCAACCGAATGGAATTGCAGAATACTTCTCTGAACAGTATGAAGGGCTATTATGGTCATTGTTTGGGGGCATCAGGGTTACTGGAAAGTATTATTTCTATGGAATCCGCTTTGAACAACACCTTAATTCCATCGAAAAACTTTGAAGAAACGGGAACTTCCCAACCTTTGAATATTATTAAAGAAAACCAGCCTTCGGAAATCAAATATATCTTGAAAACAGCTTCAGGTTTTGGTGGGTGCAATGCTGCAATTGTTTTAGAAAAATGTTAA
- a CDS encoding 3-oxoacyl-ACP synthase: protein MKKTDICIIENSKIILNNEIIFGNQTENFSDFAKEAYKSLTLNYPKFHKMDSLSKLAFLASEMILKDEDHSRTALVFANRSSSLDTDFKYQESINSQENYFPSPAVFVYTLPNICVGEISIRHKMQTENAFFVLDEFDEPFLNDYSEQILQSGKADKVLCGWVELYQESYNAFVYLLRNSCNNLTI, encoded by the coding sequence ATGAAGAAAACAGATATTTGCATCATAGAAAACTCAAAAATTATTCTCAACAACGAAATTATTTTTGGGAACCAGACTGAAAATTTTTCAGACTTTGCGAAAGAAGCTTATAAAAGTTTAACATTAAATTATCCTAAATTCCACAAAATGGATAGCTTAAGCAAACTGGCTTTTCTTGCCTCTGAAATGATTTTAAAAGATGAAGACCACAGCAGAACGGCTTTGGTTTTCGCCAACAGATCATCGAGCTTAGACACTGATTTTAAATACCAGGAAAGCATCAATTCTCAGGAAAATTATTTTCCGAGCCCTGCAGTTTTCGTGTATACTTTACCGAACATTTGCGTGGGTGAAATCAGTATCAGACACAAAATGCAGACAGAGAATGCTTTTTTTGTGTTGGACGAATTTGATGAACCATTTTTAAACGATTACTCAGAACAGATTTTACAGTCAGGAAAGGCTGATAAAGTATTGTGTGGCTGGGTAGAGCTATATCAGGAAAGTTATAATGCTTTTGTATATTTGCTTAGGAACTCATGTAACAATTTAACAATATAA
- a CDS encoding phosphopantetheine-binding protein, with protein MENLREELKHKIIEVLNLEDVAVEEIKDTDPLFGGGLGLDSIDALELIVLLDKEYGIKLADPKKGKEIFASIDTMAKFIEENRTK; from the coding sequence ATGGAAAACTTAAGAGAAGAATTAAAACACAAAATTATCGAAGTTCTTAACCTTGAAGACGTTGCAGTAGAAGAAATCAAAGATACAGATCCTTTATTCGGGGGAGGTCTTGGATTGGATTCTATTGATGCTCTTGAATTGATCGTTCTTCTTGATAAAGAATACGGAATCAAATTAGCCGATCCTAAAAAAGGAAAGGAAATTTTCGCTTCCATCGATACAATGGCGAAATTCATTGAGGAAAACAGAACAAAATAA
- a CDS encoding beta-ketoacyl-[acyl-carrier-protein] synthase family protein yields the protein MGQKIAITGMGIISAIGNNVEENLSSLKSGKHGISDIQLFETRHAGTIKTGEVKLSNEELVQKLQLNEANNATRTSLLGMVAAKEAVESAGISDINEYKTGLISSTSVGGMDITEKYFYTYEDFPEKQKYIDAHDAGNSSLLIADYLGLKGMVSTISTACSSAANAIMMGAKLIKNGVLDRVIVGGTDSLSKFTLNGFNTLMILTDSYNTPFDNDRKGLNLGEAAAFIILESDEVVKKENKKVLGYLSGYGNANDAHHQTASSENGQGAFLAMEKALKVSGLEKENIDYINVHGTATPNNDLSEGIAMIRIFGENKVPEFSSTKAFTGHTLAAAAGIEAIYSLLAIQNNIIFPNLNFKTKMEEFDLTPVTELKEKNINHVLSNSFGFGGNCSTLIFSKS from the coding sequence ATGGGTCAAAAAATTGCCATAACAGGAATGGGCATCATTTCCGCCATCGGAAACAATGTGGAGGAAAATTTGAGCTCGTTAAAATCCGGGAAACACGGTATTTCAGATATTCAGCTGTTTGAAACACGTCATGCCGGAACTATAAAAACGGGTGAGGTCAAATTGTCTAATGAAGAGCTTGTACAAAAACTTCAGCTAAATGAAGCCAATAATGCTACAAGAACCTCTTTATTAGGAATGGTTGCCGCAAAAGAAGCCGTAGAAAGTGCCGGAATTTCTGACATTAATGAATATAAAACAGGATTAATTTCTTCAACAAGTGTTGGCGGAATGGATATCACTGAAAAATATTTCTACACCTACGAAGACTTCCCTGAAAAGCAAAAATACATTGACGCTCACGATGCGGGAAATTCATCATTGCTTATTGCAGATTATTTGGGCTTAAAAGGCATGGTTTCTACCATCAGTACAGCCTGCTCTTCCGCAGCCAATGCGATTATGATGGGCGCAAAATTGATTAAAAACGGAGTTTTAGACCGTGTAATTGTTGGTGGAACCGATTCTCTTTCAAAATTTACTTTGAATGGCTTCAATACGCTGATGATTCTTACAGATTCTTACAACACGCCTTTCGACAACGACAGAAAAGGTCTGAATTTGGGTGAAGCAGCCGCTTTCATCATTTTGGAATCAGATGAAGTCGTGAAAAAGGAAAACAAAAAAGTTCTCGGTTATCTTTCAGGATATGGAAATGCAAATGATGCCCATCACCAAACCGCTTCTTCGGAAAACGGACAGGGTGCGTTTTTAGCCATGGAAAAAGCATTAAAAGTCTCAGGTTTAGAGAAAGAAAATATCGATTATATCAATGTTCACGGAACAGCAACTCCTAACAATGATCTATCAGAAGGAATTGCCATGATTAGAATATTTGGAGAAAATAAAGTTCCGGAATTCAGTTCTACGAAGGCATTTACAGGTCACACGTTGGCCGCAGCTGCAGGAATTGAAGCCATATATTCTTTATTAGCGATTCAGAACAATATTATTTTCCCAAATCTGAATTTTAAAACAAAAATGGAAGAATTTGATTTAACACCTGTAACTGAACTCAAAGAGAAAAATATCAACCACGTTCTTTCCAATTCATTTGGTTTTGGAGGAAATTGTTCAACTTTAATTTTCTCAAAATCATGA
- a CDS encoding beta-ketoacyl synthase N-terminal-like domain-containing protein has protein sequence MRPVYINSAACISVQDTLNENFFQNLQPVHSSQVIKAIEPNYKEFIPPAASRRMSKTVKMSSVASHYALKEAGIENPDAIIVGTGMGCSQDSEKFLKNVIDHNEEFLTPTYFIQSTHNTVAGQIALGLQCHAYNFTYVNTSSSLEFSFLDAKLQINDDEASTILVGSTDEQTDRTMELYRLNKTIKKEEHLPVDYLRSTTNGVIWGEGASFFVLGKSKTENSYAQLKDIQINSRLDLDETRQFIEDFLAKNSLTVNDVDAVVLGFSGDSKSDVYYTKAMDLFQSSALLYFKHLSGEFNTASGFSAFMACHILKNQEIPEVMMINSVKKEEIKNILLYNHLGGNDHSLVLLEKA, from the coding sequence ATGAGACCGGTTTATATCAACAGTGCAGCCTGCATCTCGGTTCAGGACACTTTAAATGAAAATTTTTTCCAAAACTTACAACCTGTACATTCATCTCAGGTTATAAAAGCTATTGAACCCAATTACAAAGAATTTATTCCGCCTGCAGCCAGCAGAAGAATGTCTAAAACGGTAAAAATGAGTTCCGTAGCTTCTCATTATGCTTTAAAAGAAGCGGGAATCGAAAATCCTGATGCGATTATCGTAGGAACAGGAATGGGCTGTTCTCAGGATTCCGAAAAGTTTTTAAAAAATGTGATTGATCATAATGAAGAGTTTCTGACTCCGACTTATTTTATTCAGTCCACACACAATACAGTTGCAGGGCAAATTGCTTTAGGTTTGCAGTGTCACGCGTACAATTTCACGTATGTAAATACTTCTTCATCTCTGGAATTTTCGTTTTTGGATGCAAAACTGCAGATTAATGATGACGAAGCTTCAACCATTTTGGTAGGTTCTACAGACGAACAAACCGACAGAACAATGGAATTGTACAGATTAAACAAAACCATTAAAAAAGAAGAGCATCTTCCTGTTGATTATTTAAGATCAACAACAAATGGAGTAATCTGGGGAGAAGGAGCCAGCTTTTTTGTTTTAGGAAAAAGTAAAACGGAAAATTCTTATGCTCAACTGAAAGACATTCAGATCAACAGCAGATTAGATTTAGATGAAACCCGACAGTTTATTGAAGATTTTTTAGCTAAAAATAGCTTGACTGTAAATGATGTTGATGCTGTTGTTTTAGGTTTCAGCGGAGATTCAAAATCTGATGTGTATTACACAAAAGCCATGGATTTATTTCAAAGTTCAGCTTTATTGTATTTCAAGCATTTAAGCGGGGAATTCAATACAGCAAGTGGTTTTTCGGCATTTATGGCTTGTCATATTCTTAAAAATCAAGAGATCCCGGAAGTGATGATGATTAATTCAGTGAAGAAAGAAGAAATTAAGAACATTCTGCTTTATAATCATTTGGGAGGGAATGACCATAGTTTGGTTTTATTGGAGAAAGCTTAG
- a CDS encoding polysaccharide deacetylase family protein has translation MKHYLFILFYLFCNVFIYAFHGTFWVYFFCFLGFTAVLTWGSFDITLGYFVNSVTHKRTKIKEIALTFDDGPTEFTPKFLDLLKDTHVKATFFCIGKQIEKYPETFQRIIEEGHTIGNHTYSHSNNTGFLSTSKLVEEIEQCDKIMLKTGNLKTDLYRPPFGVTNPNIAKAIQKTHKRSIGWNVRSLDTIIEDEKKIYQRVTKGLKKGSIILLHDTSEKTYHVLGDLLVFLERERYSTFTIDNISSAK, from the coding sequence ATGAAACATTATTTATTTATCCTATTTTATCTTTTCTGTAACGTTTTTATTTATGCGTTTCACGGGACTTTTTGGGTCTATTTCTTCTGTTTTCTTGGGTTTACTGCGGTTCTGACGTGGGGTTCATTTGATATTACATTAGGTTATTTTGTCAATAGTGTTACTCATAAAAGAACGAAAATAAAGGAAATTGCTTTAACTTTCGATGACGGACCAACTGAGTTTACTCCAAAATTTTTAGACCTATTAAAAGACACTCATGTAAAAGCGACTTTTTTCTGCATTGGCAAACAAATCGAAAAATATCCTGAAACCTTTCAGAGAATTATAGAGGAAGGTCATACTATTGGGAATCATACTTATTCGCATTCCAACAACACAGGATTTCTATCCACCTCAAAATTGGTTGAAGAAATAGAGCAGTGCGATAAGATCATGCTAAAAACCGGCAATTTAAAAACCGATTTATACCGCCCTCCTTTCGGTGTCACCAATCCGAATATTGCAAAAGCTATTCAGAAAACTCACAAAAGAAGCATTGGTTGGAATGTCCGTTCTTTAGACACTATCATAGAAGATGAGAAAAAAATTTATCAAAGAGTTACCAAAGGGCTGAAAAAAGGGAGCATAATTCTTCTTCACGATACTTCAGAAAAAACGTATCATGTGTTGGGAGATTTATTAGTATTTTTGGAACGTGAAAGGTATTCAACTTTTACAATTGATAATATTTCATCCGCAAAATAG
- a CDS encoding LolA family protein: protein MIKNIAFGAFLLISGIFSGQNTVMSGAEAKAFVAKVSTETKNIKTLQSDFTQTKKMDFLDKSIVTYGKMSLKTPNMLSWKYTKPYQYSIVFKDNKIFINDQGKKSSMDAKSKTFEKINKLIVGSSNGQMFNDPEFSVSYFKNANSNIAKFTPKSAQLLKYIKQIELSFPKGQSTVSQVNMTEASGDTTNIVFKNTKINAPIAASEFSL, encoded by the coding sequence ATGATTAAAAATATTGCTTTCGGAGCATTTTTATTGATTTCAGGCATCTTTTCCGGACAAAATACTGTCATGTCGGGAGCTGAAGCTAAAGCATTTGTAGCAAAAGTTTCAACAGAAACTAAAAATATAAAAACCCTACAAAGCGACTTTACCCAAACCAAAAAAATGGATTTTTTGGATAAAAGCATTGTCACTTACGGAAAAATGTCTTTAAAAACTCCGAATATGCTGAGCTGGAAGTATACAAAACCTTATCAGTACAGCATTGTTTTCAAGGACAACAAAATCTTCATCAACGACCAGGGAAAGAAATCTTCTATGGATGCCAAAAGCAAAACTTTTGAGAAGATTAATAAACTAATTGTAGGAAGTTCAAACGGGCAAATGTTCAACGATCCTGAGTTTTCAGTTTCTTATTTCAAGAACGCCAACTCCAACATCGCAAAATTTACTCCGAAATCAGCACAATTACTAAAATACATTAAGCAGATTGAATTAAGTTTTCCCAAAGGTCAATCCACGGTTTCGCAGGTAAACATGACGGAAGCTTCGGGAGATACAACGAATATTGTTTTCAAAAACACAAAAATCAATGCGCCGATCGCTGCTTCAGAATTCAGTTTGTAG
- a CDS encoding outer membrane beta-barrel protein produces the protein MKKIVPLFILLISSLSFAQVSFTPGIRGGVNFAKFTENDGGIYNWFEASDEYWADEEKVETSYITDFYLGVFGNIRFSKLYALQPELNYSRQGTIMKTSTQQVKSELSYLSLQAVNKFYFQNFNLHAGVSIDVLIDDKNFDPYNKTNTDLGILVGLGYDITKNFGIEARFKKGMISQIKTTSEDHTNLLFQTGIYYTFNTKK, from the coding sequence ATGAAAAAAATAGTGCCTTTATTTATCCTACTCATTTCGAGTTTATCTTTTGCACAGGTTAGTTTCACTCCGGGAATAAGAGGTGGAGTAAATTTTGCAAAGTTTACAGAAAATGATGGTGGAATTTACAATTGGTTTGAAGCAAGTGATGAATATTGGGCTGATGAAGAAAAAGTAGAAACGAGCTATATTACAGATTTTTATCTTGGTGTATTCGGTAACATCCGTTTTTCTAAATTGTATGCTTTACAGCCGGAACTCAACTACTCCAGACAAGGAACCATTATGAAAACGAGCACTCAACAAGTTAAATCTGAGCTTTCCTATCTTTCTCTTCAGGCTGTCAACAAATTTTATTTTCAGAATTTTAATTTGCATGCAGGAGTAAGTATTGATGTTTTGATTGATGATAAAAATTTTGATCCCTATAATAAAACAAATACCGATCTAGGAATTTTAGTAGGTTTAGGATATGATATCACCAAAAACTTTGGTATTGAAGCAAGATTTAAAAAAGGAATGATCTCCCAGATCAAAACAACGAGTGAAGATCACACCAATCTTCTTTTCCAAACCGGAATTTACTATACTTTTAACACGAAAAAATAA
- a CDS encoding 3-hydroxyacyl-ACP dehydratase: protein MQTILADFYTLQSYEQAENGNYVAYIHLNKDHDIFKGHFPGNPVTPGVCMMQIIKELTEEFTGKKLFLKSASNVKFMAIINPFETPELTLQMDISENDEEVKVKNTTSFGETIALKMSVNYKNLIS, encoded by the coding sequence ATGCAGACTATCCTAGCAGACTTTTATACTTTACAATCATACGAACAGGCAGAAAATGGTAATTATGTTGCTTATATTCATCTGAATAAAGATCATGATATTTTCAAAGGTCATTTTCCCGGAAACCCTGTAACACCAGGAGTTTGTATGATGCAGATTATAAAAGAACTGACTGAAGAATTTACCGGTAAAAAATTATTTTTAAAATCGGCTTCCAATGTAAAGTTTATGGCCATCATCAATCCTTTTGAGACCCCTGAATTGACCCTTCAAATGGATATTTCTGAAAATGATGAGGAAGTAAAAGTAAAAAACACAACCTCTTTTGGCGAGACAATTGCACTTAAAATGTCTGTAAACTATAAAAATCTGATCTCATGA
- a CDS encoding DUF2062 domain-containing protein produces MTLSEVQNAISEKKICVLIPTYNNDKTLKRVIDGVLEYTENIIVVNDGSTDSTAQILQNYPAIEVISLPENKGKGNGLKTGFKKAKKSGFDYAITIDSDGQHYPDDIPVFVEALLAENEDILLIGNRNMSQDGIPKKSSFGNRFSNFWFWFETGIKLDDTQSGYRLYPLHRIPKKYFTPKFEFEIEIIVRTAWRHVPVKNVPIKVLYDPAERVSHFRPFKDFTRISILNTILVTITLLYIIPRNFINNFKKKSFKRFIKEDVLESDGTNRIKAFSIALGVFIGFSPFWGFQTLLVISLAVLFKLNKVLAFVASNVSLPPFIPFVIAASLFLGAPFVSGDSDIFSQELNFDLVKNNLLQYVIGSMILASTTSVLSGIATFLFLNKVNPEE; encoded by the coding sequence ATGACCCTCTCTGAAGTGCAAAATGCAATTTCCGAAAAGAAAATCTGCGTTTTAATACCTACCTACAACAATGATAAAACTCTGAAGAGAGTAATTGACGGTGTTTTAGAGTACACGGAAAATATCATTGTCGTAAATGACGGTTCTACCGATTCTACCGCTCAGATTTTACAAAATTATCCGGCTATTGAGGTCATTTCTTTACCTGAAAACAAAGGAAAGGGAAACGGACTGAAAACAGGATTTAAAAAAGCTAAAAAATCAGGTTTTGATTACGCCATAACGATTGATTCTGACGGACAACATTATCCTGATGATATTCCTGTTTTTGTAGAAGCTTTATTAGCAGAAAATGAAGATATTTTACTCATCGGAAACCGAAACATGTCTCAGGACGGGATTCCTAAAAAAAGCAGCTTCGGAAACCGTTTTTCCAATTTCTGGTTCTGGTTTGAAACAGGAATTAAGCTTGATGATACCCAATCCGGGTACCGATTATACCCTTTACACAGAATTCCAAAGAAATATTTCACTCCAAAATTTGAGTTTGAAATTGAAATTATTGTAAGGACAGCCTGGAGACACGTTCCCGTAAAAAACGTTCCTATCAAGGTCTTGTATGACCCTGCGGAAAGAGTTTCCCATTTCAGACCATTCAAGGATTTCACAAGAATCAGTATTCTGAATACGATTTTGGTGACTATCACTTTATTGTATATTATTCCGAGAAATTTTATCAATAATTTCAAAAAAAAAAGCTTTAAAAGATTTATCAAGGAAGATGTCTTAGAAAGTGACGGAACCAACCGCATAAAAGCATTTTCTATTGCTCTTGGTGTTTTTATCGGGTTTTCTCCTTTTTGGGGATTTCAGACTTTACTGGTAATTTCTTTAGCCGTTCTTTTCAAACTGAACAAAGTTCTGGCTTTTGTGGCCTCTAATGTAAGTTTACCCCCCTTTATTCCGTTTGTAATTGCAGCTTCCCTGTTTTTGGGAGCACCGTTTGTGAGCGGAGACAGTGATATTTTCAGCCAGGAACTGAACTTTGACCTGGTGAAGAATAATCTTCTTCAATATGTGATTGGAAGTATGATTTTAGCAAGTACAACGTCCGTACTTTCGGGGATTGCTACGTTTCTGTTTTTGAATAAAGTAAATCCTGAAGAATAA